The Vibrio fortis DNA segment GAACAGAATGCTCTAAATGTGATGTGGTACTGCTCTTTGTTTTATTATCGTTACTTTTTATCGTCGGAGCTTGTTGTTAACAATTGAATTACAATAGTGGGGTATTGTCGGAGCAAAGCAGTCGTATTTATCTCCTTTTTACGACTGCTTCTTTTTAGTTAGCCCCTTTTTCCCCTCTTATTTCTCCGTTGTATATTCTTATGCCAAGGCTTTTACTTTGCCTTTGCTAACCAGAAGATCACGAGCTGAATCGTAAGCCCAGTTAAAGCCAATCGCATACACCACGAAGAAAATGACTAAGCCAATATCCATGATAAGCACGGTGAGAAAGTCGAGTTTAAGTACCCACATCAACACAGGTAGCGTGACGCTCATTAACCCGAGTTCAAAGCCAAGCCCATGTAATAGGCGCGTTTTTTTGGTGCGCTTGCTGCGATCAGCCCCAAACACTTTGTCGTAGCCGTAGTTGTAAACATAGTTCCAGGCCATCGCGATTAGAGACATAGAGAGCGCGAGTCCTGCCATTTTTCCTGCACCATTACCAGTGATGTAGGTGGCAAGCCCTGCCATCAATACCAAGGCAACTAACTCAAATAGCACCATGTGTAAGATTCGTTCTTTGTGTGACATGTTGTTCTCTCTTTTCTTTTCAGTTGGGCTTTTGTCCCGTTTCAATGCTGACAATAATATCGATTATGTTGATAATAAAAAGATAATAACTATCACTATTGGTGATGATAGGTGAGGTGGCATGTACAACATAGAACAACTCAAAATGTTCGCGTATGCGGTGGAGCTAGGATCATTTTCTGCCAGTGCACGTAGGCTTGGTAAAGTCCAATCAGCGGTGAGTCAAGGCATAGGTAATTTAGAGATCGACTTTGATACCACGCTGTTTGACCGTTCAACGCGAAAGCCGACACTCACTCGTGAAGGTGAGCAGATATACAAGCAAGTGAAAGCGATCATCATGCAGGTCGAAGACTTGAACGTGATGGTTAATGCCATCAATGATCAACAAGAGGGGTTGATTAGAATCGCACTCGATGATTCGCTACTCGTTCCGAACTTGTCGCGAATATTGAAAGCGTTCAGTTCGCACTTTCCCGCCACAGAGGTTGAGCTGATCGCTTGTACCACCACAGAAGTGAACCCGTTTGTACAACAAGAGAAAGCGGATATCGGATTAATGTTCACGGACTTGGCGTTTGATGTAGGCTCCGAGCCCTGTTTTATTGGTCATCTACCGTTTGTGGCGGTCTGCCATCCCAATCATCCCCTTGCGTGTGTTCCAGAAGCGAAGTTGCCTGATCTGCTTCCACATCGTCAGTTGATGTTGCGGGGCGATAAGGGAAAATTGATGGACCAATTTCCTTTAATTGCGGGGAAAGTGTGGTGGTCGAATAGCTTCATTGTGATTAAAGAGGTGTTGTTAGGCAGTGACATCGGTTGGGCATACCTACCAGAGCACTTAGTCAGAGATGAGATAGATAAGAAGCAGCTGGTGGAAATCAACATCGCCTTTGATCATAAGACTTGGTCGCCTCCGGTGGATTTGATTCTATCAAAGACTAAAAACAAAGGACCCGCGCTTAAATGGTTGGAGCATGGTTTGAAGAGTTTGCTCGATTAAATGTCCGTGCAGCTGTTCAATGATGTTCGGAAACTAAAAAGGCTCATACCTTTCGGAATGAGCCTTTGGTTTTCTGTATCA contains these protein-coding regions:
- a CDS encoding LysR family transcriptional regulator, translated to MYNIEQLKMFAYAVELGSFSASARRLGKVQSAVSQGIGNLEIDFDTTLFDRSTRKPTLTREGEQIYKQVKAIIMQVEDLNVMVNAINDQQEGLIRIALDDSLLVPNLSRILKAFSSHFPATEVELIACTTTEVNPFVQQEKADIGLMFTDLAFDVGSEPCFIGHLPFVAVCHPNHPLACVPEAKLPDLLPHRQLMLRGDKGKLMDQFPLIAGKVWWSNSFIVIKEVLLGSDIGWAYLPEHLVRDEIDKKQLVEINIAFDHKTWSPPVDLILSKTKNKGPALKWLEHGLKSLLD
- a CDS encoding PACE efflux transporter, whose amino-acid sequence is MSHKERILHMVLFELVALVLMAGLATYITGNGAGKMAGLALSMSLIAMAWNYVYNYGYDKVFGADRSKRTKKTRLLHGLGFELGLMSVTLPVLMWVLKLDFLTVLIMDIGLVIFFVVYAIGFNWAYDSARDLLVSKGKVKALA